cctctcaggttgaggttgcataattgctaatggttgtggttgcataagtgctagtggttgtggttgattgtgttggaaattattttgataatttcgttgaggttgatttcggttattataacctggtggcggatttctttgattttgatttgggaaattccggttattttggtaacctggatttcctccttgatagttattattattttgatagttattattatttgatcctgaaggtcctcctacttgatagctgtttataggaggatattttcggttgtttgcttctatagctggaaaatcactgaagttcatttcacctttttgtaagtaacctaagaaatttgcttgctcttccattgtactttgatcacaatctctagtaagatggggaccttggcatagttcacatcctactctgatagcatgcatttccttggttactttctcgatttgccttgcttgatttgctatttgaatttttaaagaagcaatttcatcattgctttcaatactagcaacatttgatgatctagagaattctatttcttgatgccaattatgggaatgggaagctaaatcagcaatgattgtgtgggcgtcttcaggtgttttcttcatgaccgaacctccggctgcaacatctatatcttttctagtagctatatttactcctttataaaatacacaaactttttgaaatgtactcaacccgtgttgaggacatattcgaagcattttattgaatcgggtccaagcttcataaagagtttcattaggcttttgtttaaagtgatttatatcactttgcaattttgctgcttttgaagcaggaaagaattctgacaaaaatttgtccatcatatcattccagtcttcaatataaccttctggtaatgagtctagccaatctctagcttcatcctttaatgaccatggaaagatttttaaacatgcgacatcatcggtgacatccttaattttgaatagtttgcaaatgcttacaaacttacgaagatgctcgttagcatcctcatttggagctccaccgaattggcatgtattagttaccatgtgtaaaaattgaccttttatttcaaagccatcagtcatcgtgggttggatgattgcgtggccttgaccttttcttgtggccttcattaatgcttccatcgttaggtttgtatcagccattttttcttcttctttaataattggctctatgattggttgaataattggttcagagtcggattctaaggaaagtgactctaaatttttagcaagagtttctacttcttgaactcttaagcgttcgtggaattttctttcgggttcgggatgtgaaggagttaattcagcgttggaggaacgtaagttcatacattaatttctattatgaaatcacaacactaaagttttatctagggttacctacttgtttctttTTAGTATTTGTcgttgttttaaaattactagtacttcctatttctttttgttgtttttgtcctttattaattctttgaggttccggattaagtttaatgcGTTtaagattgaacggatcatacaatttgggaaattgtacaaagaactaaaggatttattcaaaaactttgaactttcttggaaatgaatttcctcgagaggatcgaataacataaaaacaatgataaaaacctttaaacaaacagattatccttctgatttggcccacgtttcgaatagccaaaagatgcagcagaggggcaggatccttcaaagaccaataaaattggtgatccaacaacccggtccacgtacaaatccaactattactacgaaccagaaaaaaaaattttctatttatttaactgccaactccccggcagcggcgccaaaaagttgatgttgcgaaacgtaacctttatttatgaacggatttgagttgttttgttacacgaattgatttattgtatatgtggtattttattgaattcaggttgatttcacacatatataggcaactagtcctatccgtgtagtttagtttgtcggtaaatccgattcgttccacagggagatggagtgtttaatggtttttaatagtctttgatgtcaaacttaattaaagggggttttggattaggaatttataaaataacagtaaaagaaaataacttaaactaatttactaaataaaattacaagattacaataattaacttaaaaaggaactaaatgaaattatactaattatgatgcattaattatattactaaatggtaattagtaaaatagtaacttttaataaaactatatgtttagaattttgttttgagcaattataatataaacttatttaaattaactaaatgacatgtttaaaaagattaatacaaattaaaaggaattaaaatgattaactaattataaactaatttctaattataaagtattataattaacactaattattaggatttaacatgtattaaagtattttataagaactaatataaattatatagtaataacctaaatataatagtaaaaaggctaaaaccctaattttaaactaattaaataattaaaaccctaattttaaccctactggtactgtagccgggtttaaggcttacgcgtttcgcgtatacataCGCGATTCGCGTATGTGTAATACGATGTGACAAAACTAACTGATACAGATTCgagtatttttatgtatttttttatattttatactaataattcgtaaataatgataataataagtttacaagaaataataatgggataaatgggagtgtttacttaaatgtgtcacccctaggtccatggattgttttgagttttaagccctattaaaatgttttagtaataaactttatatttttctttcgaataaatataaggttacgactaactaaataaaatctaattttcatcggattcttttttttttagatagctactattccctaagtatttaaattgagacctagcctagttttgactttcgccaatacccaaatcataacggtttccctttttataatttcactatcatataattattgatattacccaaaccaccgaagtttatttctaaattggtgttaataacttatccataaattcgtctagatcattttaatgttgaagcttaatttatgtaaataaaaacaactttcgttatttaaatttaataaattaagtggcaagggttaaatacctaattacacaataatggttcttttaactaggctcaatattaaaaatactaaagttacattttaacttttacaaatgataacaatccatttcactaggggctctacatctaagcaaacactaaggtaatttagctattcattacactaaggtaaacataaaaatatagatatgcaaacataataacaacgataattttaacagagtaaacttactaaaaattcttcactttcattaacttcaaatggtagaaaattacaataataacacccttttcacgcgtacaatcacacccttaatcacgaacagtacacctttactatttgaaactaatcctaatatttgaactttgaaactgaaatgaaaataatacagataataataatgacaatagtatGTGTATAGTAATAATATGTTGTCCTATGTGTCTCTGCAcactactccgtatttaacatgtatCATTTAGTAGTAGGTGAACTGTTGAATCCTTGCTGTATTACATTGAGCTAAAAAGAATTGTTTTTAAAAccaaaaagcagccgccccattcTTGCGTTCTGGAAACTTGtctggcctaacattacgcgtttcgtgtatgcctacacgattcgcgtaagaacaaactactacgcgtttcgtgtaagccTACAAGATTCGCGTATGAGTTAACagcagtttctttatttttattttctcgtttgttcttttgttgatcccgtgttgacgtgtatTGACTTGGACCTTTCCATTTGAATTcttttcttcaattatcttgtactttcattcggataaacgtttcttgatataaatttggttaaaaccatcgttttatcgtcgtttcttcaaatagcaagctcttgtccacttttgtcttttttcttgaatattatacattgaatgtctttgtaaatgataaaagctgatgaaatataactgatattgcgtcgaataatatgtatgtttggaGCAATATCAGTTGCCCACGTAGATTCTGAAAAATCAAACACCATATGAGGCTTTAAAAGGAAGAAGACCAAATCTTGATCATTTACGGGTGTTTGGATGTGTTGGATATGTGAAAGTACCTTCAGATCAAGTAAAAAAACTTGATGACAGAAGTATTCCTATGGTTTATTTAGGAACTGAACCAGGAACTAAGGCACATCGTATGTATGATCCCGAGAAGATGAAAATAGTAATCAGTCGAGATGTGGAATTTGATGAAGCACGCAAATGGGATTGGCATTCCGGAGTAGAATACAATCAAGAACCTAATCACAAAGGAGAATTCGTGATACATATAAACCCCGGTGAAGTTTTCTCGGCTGATCAAAATTCCGAAAATGGGCCACAAAGCGGTAACTCCTCAAGTTAAGGAAGATCGACCAATGAAGAAAGCATAACCCATTCTGATGTTAGCAGTCCTGAAACAACAGTAAAACAACGAGGACCTATGCTGTCTCGTCTCCCGACAGATACAGTCAATGAGTCAGATCCATCTATGGCAGAAGAGGAGAcatatgatgatacaccacctcgaGGTTGGAAAAATCAAATTGATATATATGATCTTCTTCTTACCGAAGGAGAACCAACAAATTTCAAGGAAGCTACAAGACATAAAAAATGGAAGCAAGCTATGGAAGGTAAAATAGCTTCCATTGAAAGGAATAATACTTGGGAGTTAATGGATCTACCCCCGGGACACCGACCTATTGGACTAAAATGGGTATACAAAATTAAAAAGGATGCAAAAGGAAATGTCACACGACATAAAGCACGGCTAGTTGCCAAAGGCTACATCCAGACACATGGTGTAGACTTTGACGAGGTATTCGCACCCGTAGCTAGACTTGAGACTGTTAGACTTATTCTAGCTTTGGCAGCCCAAAGAGGATGGGATGTTCATCACCTAGATGTTAAAACAGCATTTCTACACGGTGACCTCATGGAAGAAGTCTTCGTATCTCAACTGGAAGGTTTTGTGATAAAGGGGAAGGAACAAAAGGTGTACAGACTGTCAAAGGCTCTCTATGGCCTGAAGCAAGCCCCACGTGCTTGGAATACAAAATTAGATGGAGTTCTAAAGGAATATGGATTTCGAAGGTGTAAGCTTGAACAAGCTGTATACACAAAAAGAACACAAGAAGGATCACTTTTGGTAGGAATTTATGTTGATGATTTGATTGTAACGGGTAATAACCTGGAGAAAATCAAACAATTCAAAAGGCAAATGGAAGATAAATTCGAGATGAGTGATCTGGGCTTACTTTCTTATTATCTCGGACTCGAAGTAATACAAGGCATAGATGGAATAAAAATTCATCAATCAAGATATGCTAAAAGAATCCTAGAGGAATCAGGAATGTGGGAGTGCAATTTCACCAAATATCCAATGGGACCAGTTCTGAAGTTAATGAAAGATGATGGCAGCAAATGTGTTGATGCAACTGAATACCGGAAAACAATTGGATGCCTTCGGTATTTAACTCATACATGGCCGGATCTTGCATACTCGGTGggatatgcaagtaggtatatgcaAACTCCTAAAATTACTCATCTTCAAGCTGTTAAGCAAATTCTCAGGTACTTGAAAGGTACAGTAGACCTGGGTATTCACTATCGAAGGAATGGTAGCAATAACCTACTTGGATTTAGTGACAGCAGCTTCTCGGTGGACCCAGATGATGGAAAGGGTACTACTGGATTAGTGTTCTACTTTGATGATGGACCTATTGCTTGGAATTCACAAAAACAACAAACAGTGGCCTTATCATCCTGCGAAGCAGAATTTATGGCTGCTACTGCAGCAGCTTGTCAAGCAATATGGTTAAGGGGACTCTTAGCTGAAATAACTGGAAGAAAAGAAGAACAAGTCGTGATCAAAGTTGATAATAAGTCAGCAATATCATTGATGAAAAATCCGGTATTTCATGGAAGAAGTAAGCATATCGACACACGGTATCATTTCATACGAGAATGTGTTGAAATGGAGAAGATTAAAGTTGAACACATCAGTGGGGATCAGCAACGGGCTGATATTCTTACAAAAGCATTGCCGAAGTTAAAGTTTGCTGAAATGAGAGAGATTCTTGGGGTTCAAAGGATTGAAGACTCAAAGAAATAAATGATTACTCAAGGTCATGATTGGGGGGGTGATTGTTGGACCAATCTTGACATAAAGTAATAGTTAGAGGTttattttgtgaaattatatcTCAAATGGATTTGAGGAGGTGGAACATGTGAACGGATAACAAGTGGGCTAGCCGTCATTGTTTTCAATTTTGCTTCTTCCTTGACTTTTCTACTTTATTCTAGACTTGACTATCCTAGATGATTCTAGACTTGGTTATCCTAGATTATTCTAGACTAGACTTGATTAACTTAATGGATAAGGTTAATCAACTATAAATAGGGATGTAATaaggagattgtaataagagttttTCTATAATTGGAGAAGGATTTCCAATAAGTTCTTGTTCTTAAATTTTACTATTCTGTCTTATAATCTGGTACCAAATTTCTTCAGGCGTTGATTGAATACGTTTTTCAATATGAGAGAACAATTTAGAATTTTAAAAATAATGGATCAAAAATTTAGGTATGGGTATGCTTAGAAGGTACACAGGTTTGTTTGTTCACAAATTTTGGCACTTGAAAATGTAGACGCTTTGTACTGTTTATAAATGTGTACAAATTGATACACATTCTGTTCAGTTTCTAATAATGGCGAATTTTACTTTACAGATGGGAATAAAATTCCACCGCTTAGTCTATCGTTTGCCGAAATCCGCTTGAGCATTCAACGTAGTAAACTCGGAGTCCAAGATTGGAGCATGAGTGATCTTACGATAGGTTTATATCTTATTTACCTTAAACAAGCATCTGCAAATCCGTTTGAGGATGTTAAGGGTGTTAAGATTTCGTCCTGACACTCTGGTAACTAACTAACTAACTACCTACCTACCTTGAACTTTAAATATCACAAAACCGATGCCTTGTATGTCTATTTTACTTTATTGTTACTTATATGTAGGTTAAGGATCTTATATACCATATTGAACTAGTGAAGGGGGCGTAAAAACAGCATGCTTCGAGAAAGCAACGTTATGAAATTCGTGAAAAATTCTGACTTGTTGCGACCGGGTTTTTATATTTGGATTGATACGCGAAATAAGCTTGTGAATTTTGGAATTCATGGAACGCATACTGTATCTGATCTTATTACGGATATTGTTTCTTCGAGTGATGTTGAAGTCAATTTTGAAGGATATTCGACCCATTTTGGCACTTCGGAGGCTGCTCGTTGGTTTTAAACTCATGAGATCGGGACGATTAAGAAGTACCTTGATAAACACGAGGTGGTGATAATCGTCCTTATTTTGATTATTAATTGAAGTTAGTTCTATATTTGCGGCAGTTTCGAGTCAAAATTTTTGACCCGTTTACCTGTGTAGCGATGTGGGTTATGTTTTAACTTGTTTGGAAATGAGTCAAACGTACTGTTGTAACAGTCAGCCGATGTGTCGGTTGACACGCCGGTTTGGGGACTAACCCTTCCCGTTTCGCCCCAAAACTCCTAAAAAAGTTGGTCAATGTTTAAAAGTTGAGTCAAAGTAGGTCTGAGTTGGTCAAGGTCAAAGGTAGTTAAAATTTTATTACATTTAAAATTGGATTTGGTGCCCTATATCTTATATTTATGTGTAATGTAtgtgtttaatttatttattactaaaagtcaacgttggtcaacgctgACTCGTTCCCGACTCGCCGACTTGTCACTCCAAGGTCCCGACCGACTCGTCTCCAACTCGCCACTTTTACAACCTTGGTCAAACGGTGTTAAAGTCACTCtaagtgtatttttttttattgCATTATAACTTCTAACTCATATGGAAAAATAACACTTGGACACATTTTATGTTTTTACGCCACTAAATGTACCATAGAAGTGTAGCTACAAACAAATAATGTTTCGGTCGACCCTACTCAACTTAAACCATACCGCCTTTTTGACCCATTACCCGATTGACCCAAATTGCCATCTCTAGTTTACGCCTTTGCTAACTTGATATATTCTTTATGTTGTAAAACTAATCTGTTCACAGGGCTTTAGGTTAAGGCTGGTGGGCCATTCACTCGGTTGTGCGATTGCTTCAATGCTAGCCATAATGCTTCGAAAGAAGACGAGTGCCGAATTGGGTTTTAGACCTGAAATCATTACAGCCGTTGAATAGGCACACCACCATGTGTTTCTGAAGAACTTGCAGAATGCTGCTCTGATTATGTCACAACTCTTTGTATGCAAAATAACTATTAAAAATCAGTCATTTTATCAAAATTtgctaaaatattaaaaataactattACATATAATTATTTTTTCCCGCCCTTTTTCGTGACATATAGGATGACATCATTCTAAGACTAAGTGCAACTGCCCTGATGAGTTTGAGGAATGAAATTCTAAAGACTGACTGGTAAGCAACATCTGTAACACCTTTTTCTTCCGTCAAATTTCTAACTGACGCCCCGGGGCGTCAAATTTTGACGCCGTGTTAGGAGCGTCAAGGGCGTCAAACACGTGCCACATTGGAATTCACCTCATTTGACTAAAGCGGCTGACGCTGCGATAGGAACAGTCTAATAGTATAACGGGTAGTATTATTTATCTTTTCAAGTAAATTCCTAAATTCCTTGTGGTCGTCTGTTTGAGTGTTTGTTTAACTGAGTTGCTGACTTGCATTACATTACATTTGACCAAAAGGTTTGACTTGTACTATTTTTCTAATCCACCCTTACAGATGTTCCTGGTAGAAAAGAATCTATTAGTAGTCTCCCTGCAACCACCATACCTGATGTAGCAAATAAGTAAAACTCGACGAGattaaagaaaaagtaaatgatttATCGTTTCCTAAAGAGGAACTATTTATCCCAGGAACCGTTTATTATCTTAAACGTAAAGGCGAAAAACACAACAGCAAAAAGGTGAACAAGTACACTCTTTGGAAGAGGCATACAGCTGAATATTTTAAAAGGATACTATTAACATTAACAATTAACAAATAACATGATTGCAGACCACAAATGTGATAGCCATTACTACTCTTAACACCTATTtctttatgaggtaaggcttagtgtgtcaacaagatgctagaagtaatctagctttaggagggcggagtgttgccgattgatttttaccctcgggaaataatccctgcagacccggatcacaagtgtagaaacttgtggggtggcttaatcaatctgtcgtccgtagagcgtaaaagttctagccggatgacttctagtgagagaaagtagagagagagaagtgaagtcccagctctcaaagttgtcagaatatctgaactgtgtaaaatgacgaccagattcaccagattgctcggggacacctgtcagatgatgatacattctgttattcgtgatccgtaatttacgctgaaggtggcattctctggccagggcttacgcgctaggcggccttcagggcttacgcatgacggagcagcctgtacagaggAGAACGCTGGGCGGttaattccacaaaactgttgtttccagccttcctgatgctacttttatgcaactattatgccttttatgcgtgtatacgataggatacaccattaagtccccccagtttaatgacttaagcatttgaaaattgattaagttgttaaacttagaataacgcatgccaaccaagtcttcacgttttctttttgcattgggaagcacatcacatgcattaaatgataggcgaattttactgacattatgatgattgcttatatcgcacgcgcctctagctgtaaaaagacttttcgatgtactcacctttttatcttgtccttacacgtgtgtggctgaaaacaaaacccccaaaatcaccactgaTTACAGTTGTTATATCTTttgctttttaaccaccataaaccctaaccgatcatttacttttacaactttcttctacagtattcatcttcttccatcaataccttcgttacctcctgtttcattagaacattaatggcagccataaaggatgttgcagctattcctagcagagtaaatgagagatatttaagcgagctattgcaacattttcctagattagctggtgttgaaccagtgattcctgcaattaatgccagagcctgctcaccgccccctggcaaggttgctatttatggccattcattcttcaaattttgcttacgtctgccatttacacccttcttcttagaagtttgcaaattttacggtgttgctgttggtcaattcgaaccagcatcaattcgaaagatcttgatttttgaaatgtattgtcacgcaaggaGCATTGAACCATCAATTCggatattttgccatttggtacgtatagcacgccatgaaaatggttggttcactttcaataaagttcatgggtttctgaaacctgcacttgatcatcctggCGACAACTGGTATGCTTCGTTTATCTTTACtaatgaagatgcaattgataaac
This genomic stretch from Rutidosis leptorrhynchoides isolate AG116_Rl617_1_P2 chromosome 11, CSIRO_AGI_Rlap_v1, whole genome shotgun sequence harbors:
- the LOC139874606 gene encoding LOW QUALITY PROTEIN: uncharacterized protein (The sequence of the model RefSeq protein was modified relative to this genomic sequence to represent the inferred CDS: inserted 3 bases in 2 codons; substituted 1 base at 1 genomic stop codon); translation: MGMLRRYTDGNKIPPLSLSFAEIRLSIQRSKLGVQDWSMSDLTIGLYLIYLKQASANPFEDVKDLIYHIELVKGAXKNSMLRESNVMKFVKNSDLLRPGFYIWIDTRNKLVNFGIHGTHTVSDLITDIVSSSDVEVNFEGYSTHFGTSEAARWFXTHEIGTIKKYLDKHEGFRLRLVGHSLGCAIASMLAIMLRKKTSAELGFRPEIITAVXIGTPPCVSEELAECCSDYVTTL